One Danio rerio strain Tuebingen ecotype United States chromosome 7, GRCz12tu, whole genome shotgun sequence genomic window, ATATCACTTGATTTATCCATACTCGGATGTTAAATTGGCTGTTTCTGAATAACAAACTCTGTATTAAGCAAGCTTTTAAAACAGATATATGAGagaatttgggggaaaaatcCACAAATTATTATAATTCAACTGATTGTTACAATTATGCATCTTCTTTCATGAGCTCACTTACCCTGTCAAACAGAGCGAAGAGCTGCTGTAGAGCTGGGCTGATGGGTAATTTGAGGAAGCTGGCGAATTCCTCAACGGTGATCCTCCCGCCTTTGCAAGAACAAGCTATGTTGGCAAAACTCTCCAACTCCTTCTTCACATTGTCCCATTTTAATCTGAGTTTTCAAGAGAGAGAGATGTTACTCATcgcataacatttaataactccAAATATTTGGGTGTAACGGTACATATTTTTGTACAGTATTCATATTGTTAAAGTCCTTTTTATTTGGTATGTTGTTGAAAACACTGTATGTGCAAATCCTAATTTGAAAAGTCTAGCTTTACCATACTTTTGACAAGTAGTTTGTCAATCCCAATATCAGTGTCACGATCATCAGCGATCTAGCCTGTGCAGATGGCTGGAGGACAATGCCACTGATaagaactacaattcccatcatgcaccacacacacaccagttccagttctctCCAGAATAGGActcacacagctggaagctcatggtAGACACATCAGATGGATcatataaacagcacacacaaacacacacactttgctggGTCTTGTTTACCTGTAACTTTATGAAGCGTTATTCCATTGTCTTGCCTTGCCGTGTTTCCTGACCTTCaccttgtttattgtttttatgttgtttgccGCCTGTACTGATCTCTTCGTCTATGACCCTGACAATTCTTTTGGATTACCTGCATGcttctgtttgttcctgtttgaccattgcctgcttgACTACTCTtgattattaaactgtgtttgGACCCTCAAATGTGTTGTACCCCAACTCTCCTGTTACAATCAGTATTTCTGtcagttttttttagtttatgcGTAAATAAAAGTTCAACTTCACTACAGTAGACAACACGCATCCATgtccaaaaatagtttttttttcttttggaaagaaACAAAGTTCAAACTTCAAATGTTTTCTGATTAATTAAGAAAGTAACACAACAAATGCTCTTTTGAAGCTCTTTGATGGTTTGAGACTATTAGGAGCTGGttattttgtttgtgtatttgtgattTGTAGGCAAGTCATCTCACCTGAGACTCTTTATCTGTCATCTATAAagaactttcattcattttctttcaccttagtccctttatttatcaggggtcgccacaggagaatgaaccttttacttatccagcttatgttttacacagcagaaacccttccagctgcaacccagtactgggaaacatccgtacacactcattcacactcatatactatggccattttggtttattcaattcacctttactgcatgtttttggactgtaggaaaaccagagcacctggaggaaacctatgcaaacacgAACAGAACatacacactccacacagaaatgccaactggcttagactcgaaccagcgtccttcttgctggaTCACTGATCCACCATGTTGCCCTCCTTACCACCTGTCACTACTATGCACACACTCttccccactgacttccattaacACTGACTTTGGTTGCTTTGTTAATtgtcttttattaataaataatttctcttTACATTTTAACTGGTCTGCATTGTCTCTCTTATGTTACGACTTTGAGTCGGTTGTAACAGAGACAGATTGTTGTATAGGTGGCTTTAATAAAAGTTACAAAGCGCAAATGAAGACAGTACTTCCTtccttttcttccttccttcctctttACAGTTCGTTATAAATAACCAATATATCAAGTAGCATTACATTTACCTCTTTAAGTGCTCACAGCTtgcttaaattattatattagctTATGTGTTCATTTGTGTTTATTCTTTTCCAAATTTGTATTCGACGAATTGAAATGCtaattatatttctttaaaaataaagccaCAAATTGTTCAGTAAATAAGTGTTTCAttaaaaaagaagacattttcaggtTTTGGTTTCTTCAGGTTCTACTGAAAATGTATCACATTGTGATTTTAAGACCAAGATACATATTTAACCCTAATTTAGGtgtaccattacaccaccaataTGAAAACAACAAGTTTATGCATATTTGGTATTCTTAAAATTACACGTATAAACTGTTTTCTTACTCCAATTTTCTGCTGATCTTGGTAAACTCCACTAGTCCAGCTTCCATAGGCAGAGTCAGTTCTCCAGCAGCAATCATCAAACGGCAGTCTTCATAAGTGTGGTCTGTGACTGGCAGCTTCAGAGATCTAGTAAACGCACAATAACTTGTGATAAACATATTTACACTGAAATACTTTACTGTGTTTACAATTTAAATGTCTGTGAAATATAATCTCCAATCGAGGCCCAATGAAAATGTATGCTTTATGCTACATTTTATAGTGCATTAAGCATTATTCTAGTCATCTGCTCACAAGAAGGCAAGACTTGTCATATAGATCGCCTatagaaccactgacctaaacccaaccaatagtgttttcaaaagcataagCAAAAGTGCACTTTGACTGGGTAATTTTAACtttgatttgaaaaaaaagtcggccccactttatattaagtgtccttaattaaaatgtacttacactgaaattaatcattcattacaatgtacttattgcgtaaatatatgtttttacattgttcTTATGCTCGATTGCATACCTGCATGGGATTGCATTAATTTCtgtacatttataattacactgttgaccatcccttacacgtTAGCCCAcctttaaacctacccataccacaaaACCTGTTCCTAACCTGACCTGTATCCCACTCTAATATCACCAGGAGGGTTCTGCAATACATAATCAACACATTAAGTTCATCgtatttatattttgaagtaCATAGTAGTCAAGGACATCTACTATAATGTGGGTCCAAAAAGTAATTCTTGTTCAACCGTGTTTCACAGGAATCAAACTCAATACTGTACAACACAAGGAGGCAAATGTATTCGGTTACAATTATGAAGATTGTTATGATGTTTTGTAGTATTCATTTGGTGAAAGTAACCCTTTAGTCATCTATAATATATccctgtaaatattattattgtgaaaaggaacaaattaTATATTGGTGTCATACTGTCCTacagtgttcattttaaatagaAACTGCAGTAAAACCTGGAGTATATTGAAGTACGCTTTTGCAGttacacaaaaatgtaggctgaggcacatatttccaatgagcctgtgatgATAATTTGATAAACGCGTGGAAGAAACAGCAACATGACATGCTTACTTAGCCATGACAGCTCTCACTGACTGAGCAAACTTCAAAGGACACTTCTTCTCCATTTCTGTAGGTACTTGAGGGGGCAAAAACTAAAACAGACAGAAAGCATATGCTACATGAAAACTTAAGTTAACCATTCATTTTAACAACAACATTGTTCTCCACAGCCTCTCACTGCCCTTTTGACATGTTTTGTCATCAAAAATGCAAAAGAAGAGAATTTTATTATGAAATACACAATTGGTTTCTCACAGACCTCAACCTCCACTGTAGTACAGAGCTGGCAGAGTGTGAGCAGCAGTAGTCTGGCCCTAAAACAGGAACTGGTGGTGAGGCTCCAAACCAACATCACTTCAGGAAGCATTGCTCTCTACATATATGCATAACAGTGCAAGTATGGCATACTAACAAAAGAGCTCTGAAAACAAAGTTTATCTGTAAAAGTCATCTACAACATTGCACACCCACAGATGTCTTTATGTATGAAGAGGGAGATTGCAATCTTCAGgacttattttttaatatattataaaatatagctCAATTTTTATTATCTTTAACCTAATAAACCAATGAAACATGTATTTTGGCACACAAAAGCATCACTTGTAACATTATATGCAAGTCTAGTGTTAATCTGAATTGTGGTTACTTCTTGATTGTAATGGTAATTTGCTTTTGTCATTGTAAAACTTTAATATGACTTACGATTTTGGGCCTTGCCATGTCCATGTGACTGTATCCTGTAAGCATTAAACATACAAAGATTTGTAAGAATGGttctatttaataataaaagatgTAACATGTTATTTTGATGATGTCGTTTAGACGTTGTGATAACTAATCAATGGCTTTGTAAACTATATGTCAAATAACAGTCATTACAATACGAATTgactatctgcttaatatctgctgacacTGTTTTTTGATGCTCCACCAACATACATTATACTTactataagtaactttgcaaATACATCAATTTGTTCtgcgatatttatatatataaacacacacacattattttaatttattttattttttaaacatgcatTAGACTAACAGAAAACAGtacttttattactttattattccACTTTGGCtatgtggaaatataaatttacataaactagtttcaaatgaacaataatatataaaaatgaaaatgtatattctttgatttttaattgtataaattaATTCAAAACTCTAGCAGCCAGAGTGTGTGATACCTGAGCACTGGCAGAtcccaaagtaatgcaaatgctACAGGAAGGGTCTCAACAACTATGACTTTCGCTTTGTGGATCCATTCAGGCAGAATAAGCTATTTTGTTGATAAACTTGTCTGGACAGGTTCTGGAACTATCTACCACATTTACATGACTTGTTTAGCCACTGCCCCCTCCTAAAGTCCTCTTAGACTCTTAGTCTGGGTTCATCAATTTCCAACAGCttcttttattgttttcatttgtaatataattatataaatattaattcacTAAGACTACTAggataaatactaataaaaaaggctgaccaaatgattaaatgaaaaatGTTGTAGTATTctgatgcagtggtgtaaagtaatgaagtaacagtacttttacttaagCATGACAATTGAGTACTTTTCCACCACTGCTTTGATAAGTGTTAGTTGACATATAATTACATTGTTACATTGTCAAAACAATGTCTAAACCCGTAGTGTAACCTTTAAAATGTATGAAAGCTATAAGCAATAagctatttacaaaaaaaaaaaaaaaaaaaaaaaaaaagaagagaactCAACAGGCAGACTTGGCATACAACTTTGCCAGCCAACctgatgtttttaaatgtttgtttgttttttgggtcAATCTTCAGTACTCTCTATTTGGATTTTATGGTTATTTATGGAGTTGTATTTTACATATTTGCAAATATCTTGAGTTATTCCATTGTGTTTGCTTTTATCACTAGTAACTGATGTGTCAAGATAATATTGTAAGGCTTCCGATGAATTTGTACTGACCAGCTTATTTGGGTATCTGATAAGAACAGGCTGCACTGGGACCCCAGGGACAAAGCCACCTGTGGGAGTAAAAAGAGCCAAACATAAGCGCCTTCCATTCATCCTATTGTTCTTTTTAGCTACATTCATACATTCTAAAAGCAGCTCTGTACACAGTTCAATTTACCTTATTCTGGGTCACATGCCTCATGATGAAGTTAAGTTCCAATCTAACACTCTATTGATCACAGCATGCTCTACATATCAGGTCACATCTAGAAAACTGTTTGATAATCATTGACTGTCCAAATGAGAACCAAAGTAAACGTTGTACTAATGATATGACCTGAATATAAAACAAATCCATAGTTTTTACATAATACAACAATTACCAAACACTCTGACCTGCTTAATTATTGGAGCCTATAATGCAAATAGATTTGCTCTTTAGgatatgtttaaataaatgtcagATACTCAAAGGGATAAAGACTTAGTGGTGTGGATTATACCTATTCATTGGCACAAACACTCGCTCTCTTTCATGCTGCTGCTTTTTGCTGGTCTCACCACACTCATTCTTGTTTCTTTAGTACACAAAAAACAAACCCCAGGCACAGAAAACTCCTAAATCCATGATCATTTCTGTTGCTTTTCTTGTGCATGTATTTGCATTATGAAAATAAGTTAACTGATACCAAACAACTAGATTTTCATATGGCGCAGTTCATAAACAAAATTCCTAACCTACTGAATTATAGACTTTAATTCGAAATTGTGTTTCTAACATCTCAGTCAAACCCAAATAATGAATTTTCCATGTTATTTTGTGCAACATCATAATTAAAGTTTTGTTGtgcataaaaacacacaaaacatgctCAGCTAACCTTGCTTGAAGGTAATAAGACATGATCTGTTTGTACATGTTCCTTCAGGAAAGATGAGCACCTGAAACAAGAAAATAACAGCAGTGATATTTTCAGTGCAAGCACAGCTGTCATGCAAAAAACAAGATCTTTATTAACATCTAGTTTCAGATAGAGCTCAATTAGATTTATTCAAAAATACATCTTCACAGCATTGACAAGCAAGCAGTTTTTTTGGAGCATGAGGATGAGGAAGTTTTAAAAGTTGATGAACACACTTAGTCTGTCACTTTGGTTTCACATATTGTGAAATTCACTTAAGATACTGTGAAAGGTTTAacctttttaaacttttaaactaaTGTTGCAATTTTGTGGTGTTCCAGGCATTTAGAGTTGGTGCTTGATCGGATATGGTTGTGGCCAGAAGAATAACGAgaataattcatattatttataaaatttctgatttattgtattgtattcacGTCTATCCCTACCCCTAAGCCCAACCATCAGAGTAAGgtaaaaaacagtagttgtacagagtaCTATTTATGCtgtctattaaattacccaataaattgcatttttttaatatctgcccccaccccaaccctaaattcAACCGTCTcgatactgtaaaaaatatgaattcTTGCTATagagtgtcataaaaaaatgcttctATATTAATGGGCATATCAAACTTCCGGAGGGCCACGTATCCGTTGTAGACTTTACTGATATATAGGGGCAGATTTAGTCTTagatcagacaagaagcactgcattcaattcCATTTCtacccgccatgtctttaaaatataacagttTGTTTTACCCCATTAGGCTTTCTGCGGAAGTTTAttattggctttaaaactctagctgtgcataaagCCCATTGTATCATTTGCTCTGCTTTGTGTTGATTATTGGTCATTCTTGATTCTGAACTATCCCAAAACATTTCCACTCTAACTGGCACCGTCATGGTGTTGCACTCTGTCCCGTTTGGTGAATGTTGTTCTTAGGATGTTAGATGTGGTGGCTCTCACCTgtggccagtgtcctgctgacttGGCTCTCCTTTCAATCTCAATGATAGTGTTTCTACGAGAGTCTGGATCAGTGCGTGATACCAGCACAGGTTGCACACAACGCAAAAACCCTAGGGAGCATAAAATTCCTTTAATCATCAATAATTCCATGTGCAAAACTTAcataattgatatttaacaactagctcatttattcattttcttttcagattagtacctttattaataagggttaaccacagcggaataaaccgccaacgtTTCCAGCAAAAGTTTTATGCAGcccctttccagccgcaacccaacactgggaaacactcatacatttttgcattcacacacatacactacggcctatttagcttattcaatttacctatagcacatgtctttggactgtgggggaaactggagcacccagaggaaactcatgccaacaaggggagaacatgcaaactccacacagaaatgccatctgacccagtttgttgtgaggcgattgtgctacccactgcaccaccgtgacgccccaaaCTAATCAATGAGTCTATATATTAAagaggtagttcacccaaaaatgtaaatacgtATGCAGGCTATTCAAGATTTAGGAGACTTGCTTTCtgtcagtagaacattaaaaaaaaattctatcagAAATTGTAGACCTTGGTGAAGCTTTGTGGACCTTGGTGAACCTTTGTAAGTTATAAAATGGAAGACAATGGTCGACATCTTTTTGAAAGTCAAAAAAGCATATATactgtaaagcaaaacaaaaatagtCCCCATCTGGAATGACATACAATATGTGCAGGTATACAGCAGAGAGGACACATGTTGTGTTGTTCATTCAAATAATACATATTTGTGCTTATCCTAGATGTTTCAACTTACGTAAGAGGGTAagattgtttatgtgtgtgattgtTATCTTTAGATATAGATTTTTAGAAacagatttttatatataaaaaacttcttaaaattatttgccattttattatttttggaaTTTGCTTACTGCCAAAGATTGGTGCTTCTAGAGACTCTATGCGGGATACGGTAGAAGGCAGACCGGATTCAATACAGGCGATGGCATCAAAGAACGAAGAGTGGGGGGCCACAGCTAGAATGGGGGCCTCTAAAGTGCTGGCCTTCTTCCCCTTCACCACTACCTTGAAGCCCATCCCAAAGAAATACATTCGGCCAAGAAAGGTCATCACTCTTCTGTGCAGAAACCTGCCCATAAGTACATATTCAAGCACAAAACATACTTAGTGATAGTACTAGTTAATCCAACATCCTGCCacacgtgcgcgcacacacacacacacagagagagagagagagagagagagagagagagagagaggagacaTAATGCTTGCTTTGAGACGTTGTGCTCATCAATGTGTCAGATCAGTATGTTGTTGCATCAGTTAACAGAATAACCACATCCCTCCTACAGTCGTTCTGCCTGCTATGCTACAATTTAATTAATCTGATCAGTGTGGTCAGTCCTAGGAAAAAACGAGATACTAAATGAGCTGTTGAACAAGAAACCAGGTGACCAATCAGACTGAAAAGCATGAATTAAAGACTGGAGAGGCTTCTGTAATGCACCAAATATCTGCAACCGCTGATATGCAAACCCCAAATTTCACATTACCAGCTCACACTTCTATTATTAATTTAGAAACTCCCACAGTCAGAAGGCCTACTAAATGCATAACTATTCATTCTAAGAATAAAAAAAGGTAGCAAAAGATGGTTGACATAGTCAGTTTAGATGTAAAGCTATCTGTAAGATTAAGTTTTAAGGTGTTTTGATGTCAGGTTTATTTATCAGGTCAAGAGTATTGTGTTTCATTATGGTTCAAACAAGCTGTAAGCCAAAAGATGGTGTAATGCGAGTGATCAGGGAGTGGTATTTACCTTCTCCAGCCAGTCATGGGCTCCACCACTCCTTTCAGAGACTGTCCGAATGTTATTATGACAGAAACAGGCCACATGACCATGAGAACTAGAAGCAAGAAAATGGCACGGAGCGGCACAAGGATAATTCCTAGAAGAAAACACTTCACAAAGCACAAAACACATAATAAATGGCGAACACAAATCTGCACACTGCAAATCAACTTTCACTGTTTTTATTTGAGGAATCTGGTGTAACATTGGAGAAGTGACTCAACATAAAAGACTGTTAAACTTTGTAGTAAACTGCACTAAAATTGCATGATGACAGCAAggtgttactttaacttattaaaAAGGCCAAGTGTGTTTCAAGTTATGCAGGTAAATTTaatgtaatgcaatttaaaattttacaaagtTAATACATTTCCAAAGTTTGTAAGGCTGTCAAGCAAATGCGTAACATTTTGTACCTGTCGCAAGAGAGGAAGTGTTACAATAAGTTTAAATGAAATAGTAAGAAATAAATTGCAACTACCTTCAATCTTAGCATGGcattattataaatgaaatatCTAGTTTATATTTTATCTATTGTAAAATACACGTACAATCACATCAATaagaatatattaataaaatcaaaGTAATATAAATTACAGGCATTTAAAGAAAGACGGtcttgtttaaaaatgttgttgaACAAGTGTGGCTTTCAGGTCAAAACCACTGACCAAGCAGAGGTCTTGACCTTCTTTATTGTAAAGCCATAAATCAATAATTTCCTACATAATCTACTGTATTCACATTCGACTCCTCTGAActacaacacaaaaaacaaacaaaaaagaattttaaTGACCAGAAGTTTACATTTACACTATTCTCTCTACCACATGCTGTAAAGAATGTTAAATCATTACTAACGCTACCTGCAACACTGTTTACAAATGTAACATCTATTCAACAAGCATCTACTCTTTCTACAGCACAGAGGGAGTGtaacaaatgtaacattttatcaaTTTGAAACAAAGTATTAACATTTCTGAGCCCTTCTCTGTTCAAACCTACTTCCAGTCACTGTAGAGCTCGCAATTCTAACGGAGGAAGTTACTATTATGTAAATATTACACAATACTAGAGAAACACATGGAAATAAATTATTAGTCAAATCAAATAAGATGTCGATGCATGAATAGCAAGCTCATATGATggccttaaaaataaaaatcttacctGAAAACAAAAGTTATGCAATGCTTTatattatctttttaaaatatagctCAATTAAAGAAACTTAtaatcctaaaataaaataaaaaaataaaataaataaataaataaatatgtatagtCAGCCGTCAGTCGTAACGGacaatgcaatgcaaaaaaaataaatatctggTGCAGACatattaaatcaattaataaaataaagtattcatGAAATAGGTAACATTAGTGGCTGTTTtcctttaaaatgaaaaagtaagATATTGGCGTGTTATCCATGCCAAATGTCAACCGATTTCCACGGTATaagatatttaattttatttaattgtttacacAAAATCTGACAATAAATGTGACACACCCAGATCACTTTTCTGTCTAATAATACATAGACGACATACATACAAAATCTGACAATAAATTTGGCACACCCAGACTTTCCTTTCTGGCTTATCTAGTGCTGGACTCACTTTGGTTATGTCGGCTGTGCTTAAGCTCAGGTCGTGCACGAACGGGTTGATGACCGCGGGCAGCAGCAGGGACTGTTGTCTGGGCAGCGCGAATACTCTGTGCGGCGGAGGCATCTTCACTCATCGCAGCCTGTCTTCATGTGCCCAGACCTCAGGGAGCGACGCGCTTCCTCGTTATGACTCGTGTTTCACAATCAAACAAGCTACCTAACCAGAAAACAAACGGCTCTTATTTACAGGAGCTTGAGCAATGCAGTGCATCCCAGTCGAGTTTGGAGTCGAGGTTTACGAGCACTTGTTCTAAACTGCTGTCTAAGCAGGCAGCTCAGGGGGTTTGAAGACAAAGCCAGTTCACACTCCACCTCTTACGGACATAATCCTATTTAGCCGTTTAGTAGCCATATGGGGCTAAAGTTATACACTCGTAATGTTAGTTATTTTCTAGCGTAacgttacaggtttacagcttgaACTAGTGGAGACGCTGGACTCTTTTTTTAACTGGAAAAACACACCCTTATGAAAATTGATAATACATTGTCTAACATGGGAGTCTACCGAGTTGAGAAATAGTCTGTCCATACTTGAGCTAACAGTTTAGTTATTCCCGAGCACCGATGCCCGATTTAAGAATGACTCATTTGAGTCGATTCTTTTCAATGGGCTGAACAAAAGTTATGATCAAATCAGTTCGAACACTCAAATCGGTTCTTCACAGTCATGTTTAAGAAGTACAGAGGTCAAAAAGGCGGAAAATTCAGCAAAAGTGTACACTTGGTACATACTAAATCCACATTTTAAACAGTGCAGCTAAAAAAACTTTTCTAATTCCAACAAAGAGTATTATGAAAGTATTTAAAGAAGGGagggaaaagaaaaaagaaaaaaatgcacttGTGCacggcaaaaaaagaaaaaaaaacgcttttcttagactttttgtcttgtttatagtccaaatatctataaaTTCCTAAATCGAGAAACCTTTTCTACACAAGTAAAAAAGATTGTCTcgtttttcttaaaacaaacaaaataatctgctaatggggtaagcaaaataatcttatgtcagaaGGCAAAACAAGATTATGTTACTTACTACATtggcagattgttttgcttgttttaaggaagaaCTCGCTTAGTTTTGTCATCTTTTTTACTTGGCTAGAAAATGCATCTTGgattaagaatgtttagatatttgggctagaaacaagccaagacaagtatttttttttttttttttttgcagtgttggtGGGGGATTGAGACGAGACCACtttatatttgatatttgattaaaattatattttgtgttttataactATTTCATTAACTAATCGTAACCTGTTTCGATATTTCAAgtaatttaaaatgataattttaaatatttatttgcgGAAAATATCAAGTTTGATATAAAATGCTCCACTTTTTCATACCtcaaatgttataaaatatatttatgtacacTATATATGCAATATACAGTATTGGATATTTCAGACCTGAAAAGGACATATACATTTACTTATTGATCTATTGTTCTTtattttctgcaaataaatgctCTACATAATATTCCTACCTGAAATTATGAAGACACgttatcacactgtaaaaaaaaatcctggtttccttaaattttaagttgaatcaaattaaccttatgagtccattgaacttatattgttaaactgacttaaaacagcttgcgtgaCTTATAAAATTAAGCTAGA contains:
- the lpcat2 gene encoding lysophosphatidylcholine acyltransferase 2 isoform X1; the protein is MPPPHRVFALPRQQSLLLPAVINPFVHDLSLSTADITKCFLLGIILVPLRAIFLLLVLMVMWPVSVIITFGQSLKGVVEPMTGWRRFLHRRVMTFLGRMYFFGMGFKVVVKGKKASTLEAPILAVAPHSSFFDAIACIESGLPSTVSRIESLEAPIFGRFLRCVQPVLVSRTDPDSRRNTIIEIERRAKSAGHWPQVLIFPEGTCTNRSCLITFKQGGFVPGVPVQPVLIRYPNKLDTVTWTWQGPKSARLLLLTLCQLCTTVEVEFLPPQVPTEMEKKCPLKFAQSVRAVMAKSLKLPVTDHTYEDCRLMIAAGELTLPMEAGLVEFTKISRKLELKWDNVKKELESFANIACSCKGGRITVEEFASFLKLPISPALQQLFALFDRNGDGTIDFREYVIGVTVLCRPANNEEVIQTAFKLFDIDEDNCITQEEFSSLLRSALGVCDLDVHSLFREIDADGSGHITYDEFRSFALNHPEYAKLFTTYIELQRYQGLQGDETDFDSAFSHCCTAAYDEYQEDSASDKKDD
- the lpcat2 gene encoding lysophosphatidylcholine acyltransferase 2 (The RefSeq protein has 2 substitutions compared to this genomic sequence); this encodes MPPPHRVFALPRQQSLLLPAVINPFVHDLSLSTADITKCFLLGIILVPLRAIFLLLVLLVMWPVSVIITFGQSLKGVVEPMTGWRRFLHRRVMTFLGRMYFFGMGFKVVVKGKKASTLEAPILAVAPHSSFFDAIACIESGLPSTVSRIESLEAPIFGRFLRCVQPVLVSRTDPDSRRNTIIEIERRAKSGGHWPQVLIFPEGTCTNRSCLITFKQGGFVPGVPVQPVLIRYPNKLDTVTWTWQGPKSARLLLLTLCQLCTTVEVEFLPPQVPTEMEKKCPLKFAQSVRAVMAKSLKLPVTDHTYEDCRLMIAAGELTLPMEAGLVEFTKISRKLELKWDNVKKELESFANIACSCKGGRITVEEFASFLKLPISPALQQLFALFDRNGDGTIDFREYVIGVTVLCRPANNEEVIQTAFKLFDIDEDNCITQEEFSSLLRSALGVCDLDVHSLFREIDADGSGHITYDEFRSFALNHPEYAKLFTTYIELQRYQGLQGDETDFDSAFSHCCTAAYDEYQEDSASDKKDD